The genomic stretch TTCCATAAAAAAGGGCGGGAATAATGAGGATGAGGGAGATGGGGGTGTGGAGGATTATACCCCGCCAAAAATTGATCTTCCGCCTGGGGTAGAATGGCCTAGCGATTCCCCAAAATCCAGATTGCCTGAACCCTTGGAGGTTTAGTGCTTGTTGCAGATTCCCTGTACAAGCAAATTCATCTCCTTCTTTTTAAAACCGGGTGGAAGTTTGATGCTTGGCAATGAGGTGGATTCGAGGCAGGTAGTTTCCCCACAGACTTCACATTTGAAGTGTACATGTTCATGATTGTGATCCACCTCTTCATGGGAGCAGAGGGCATATTTGGTAGCTCCACTATCATCCAGAACCTTATGGACGACATCTTTATCCACAAAAGTCTTTAGCGTACGGTAAATAGTTACCCGGTCAAATTGACTGTCCAGAGAGTCTTCCAGGTCAGAGTGCGCTAATGCCACCTGCTTATCCAGAAATTCCCGGAGAATCTCCTGACGACAGTCAGTCACGCGTAACTTATGGCTTTGTAGTATTGATAGAGGTGAGGACATGTTCATAATTTAAAACAAAATTAATGAAATTTTGATTTCAAGTCATTTGTTTCTCCCCATGGGCTGGGGGGAATGTTTTTTTAACAAAACCCAAACTCATATAATTGCACTCCTATTTATCTCTAACATGTTTTTCCTTTGAGACAACGCATATTTGTAGCCAGGGTTTTTAAAGGTTAATTAGCGTACAAATCTCCGATTGCCCTAGGATTTAAAAAATTCCAATTTGAATTCGTAGCGCCCCGCAGGTGATTACAAAAAAATGGGCACCGATCTCACTGGTGCCCATTTAGCTTATTCTATTTCCCTAAATCCGTTACTTAGGATCTAGAATGGCGTTTACTCTTTCCAAGGCATCTTCCAGATGAAGCTTTGACATCCTGTCTGAAGTCCTGGAAACCGCTGATCGTATATCTCTCTGCAGTGTTTTTAATTCACCTCGTGCCATTGGTCTGATATCCGACTGGGAGGCATTGATCTGGGTGCCTAGGTATCTTCTATAGGCAGCCGGGATGTCTGGACCATCGCTTGTCATCAAATACTCCATACGTTCGATATAAGCTCTTTGGAGGGCTCTTCTATATACGTCAATGGTTTTGCCGGAAGGTAGTTCCGACCAGATGCCTTTTCTTAGATCATCAAAAAGCTCGGTTATTTTGTAAGCATCATTTCCATTTAGTGCCTCATTTTCGATCACACGGCCCAGTCGCCCAAGGTCAAGCACTGAATTCAACGTATTTGCCTGCACCCCACGGATTCTCTCCAAAGCACCGAAATCTTCTATCCTGGCTATGATCTGATCGTCCATCATCCAAGAAGGCGTGGCAAAAAGCTCCGAGTTTAGGAAGGCTACTGCTGACTTTTGGAGGTCTTTTGCGGTATGCGTATAGATAGGCTTGTCCTGACCTACTGCTCTATAGACTTCGGCCACACCACCGATATTGGTTTTTACGTGTCCCATGTATCTGTTGAACTGAGTGATTACCTGCCCGTACATTTCACTCAAATCTTCAAAATTCTTGTATGGCTTTTCCTGTTCTGAGGTCCATTCCATCAGGTTGGGCATGATGCGCTTTAGATTTGCGATGCCATACTCAGATGCCTTCATGGAGTTGTCTCCCAAATCCTCACTTTGTGCGGTAGGATCATAGCTGTTCCCCTGACGCCCGTATCTATAGATTGGATCACCTTGTTTCTCCAAAATCCATTGATCCAGGGTCATTAATTCATCTTCTGGAGAAGCTGCATCGGGAATAGGTCTATAACCCCACGCTACGGCATATTTGTCATAGGGGCCTACATTCGGCATTAAGCTCACTCCTTCATCACCTGGCTGGGCGATGTAATTGAACCTTGCGTAATCCATGATAGAAGGCGCTGTCCCCATTGCCTTAGTGAATTCTGCATCTCTCAGTTTTTCCACCGGATAGGCGTGGGAAGAGGCGAAGTTGTGCGGAAGCCCCAGTGTGTGTCCTACTTCATGAGAGGAGACAAACTGTACCAATCTTCCCATTACTTCATCTTTGAACTGTACGCCTTGCGCATCCGGATTGATGGCCGCAGTCTGGATAAAGAACCAGTTTCTCAACAGGTTCATTACGTTGTGGTACCATCCTATATCAGACTCCAGGATCTCACCCGACCGGGGATCTGATACATGGGGGCCATACGCATTCTGGATATCAGATGCGAAGTAGCGGATTACTGAATACCTCGCATCTTCCGGGCTCCAATCGGGATCTTCTTCTTTGGTAGGTGCGAGTTTAGCCGTGATGGCGTTTTTGAATCCTGCTGCCTCAAAGGCCACCTGCCAATCTTCCACCCCTGCGATGAGGTAAGGAATCCATTGCTTTGGGGTGGCAGGATCTATGTAGTAAACGATCTGCTTTTTAGGTTCTACCAATTCCCCCGCTTTGAATTTCTCCATGTCCTCCTCCTTTACTTCCAGTCTCCATCTGTCCAGAAACACACGTTTGTCGGCCTTTTGTGCATCAGAGCCATAGTCAATCATGGATCTGCTAAACCAGCCCACGCGCTGATCAGCCAGACGTTGCTTCATAGGTTCCTTAGGGAGCAGGAGCATGGAAGAGTTCATCTCCAGGGTGATCAATCCCGTAGAGCTATTTGAGGGAGGCTCATTGGCACTATAAGTCATTACATACCGGGCTTCTATATTGATGGGGTAGGTGTGGATATGTTCGATATAAGATCTATCTGTATCCAGCCTGGTCACCTTGTACTGCGTACGACGTCCTTTAGGGAGTCCCAGAGCCTGTACGTCTTTCGTCCACAGATCTGTAGCCTCAATCACAATCCCTGTAGAATCCGTTCCCAGAGATTTGATCGGGAATTTCTGCAGTAGTGGCTCCAGGTTTGAGTTCTTTACTGCCTGGGCGATAGGCAATGAATCTGCGGCAAAATTATTGACGGAGATTACTCTTAGCTGTATGTCCTTGTTGTGTTTTTCCCAGCGTAGCATCAGCGTATTGGTGCGTTCGCCTCCATAGCCTAGACCATCTGCTGTTTTGGCTATAGTAGTCACCATCAGCATGTCTCTGCCTAGGAGGGAGTCAGGGATTTCGTAGTAGTATTTGTCCTCAATCTGATGGACTTTGAAAAGTCCGTCTTTTGATTTCGCTTTTGCTGTGATTACTTCATTGTAAGGTTTTGGATCTGAATCATTACCTTTTGGTTTGGCTGGCGTAGCTGGTGCTTCTTGCTTGGAATCCTTTTTCTTCTTTTTCTGAGCAAAAGAATCCGTGGAATATAGCATTACACCCAACACGCCGACTAGCAGGGTAAAGCCCCTAAGTAATTTGGGTAGGGTATTTCTCATAGTTATTATTTGGTTTTATAAATTCTAAACCTTGAATTTCCTGAAAGCATCTGTAAGAAGTACCCATTTTTGATGAACGGTATATTTGTAAAGTTAAAGGCAGAGTAGTGAAAGGTAAACGCAAAATTGTAGTAATCGGCGGAGGATTGGCCGGGCTGGTGTCCGCCTATTTGTTGGCTAAAAGCGGTCAGCAGGTTCTTTTGATAGAAAAGAAGCACTTTCCCTTTCATCGCGTATGTGGGGAGTATCTATCCAATGAAGTACTTGATTTTTTGAAAAGAGAGGGGCTGTTGCCTCTGTGTCAGGATTTTCCTCAGATATCCACATTTTTGTTTTCTGATACTAAAGGGAAAGAAGTAAGGGTGCCGTTGGATTTAGGAGGTTTTGGAATTAGCCGCTTTGTCCTGGATGAATATATCTATCAGGAAGTTTTGAAAGTTGGCGGAGAAGTCAAAACGGGCATTCAGGTAGAGTCTGTTTGTTTTAATGAACAAGAAAGGCAGTTTACCCTCGTAATGGCAGGAGGAGAAGAACTGCTGGCAGATTATGTTATTGGTGCTTTTGGCAAAAGATCAAAGTTGGATAAAGTGCTAAAGCGCAGCTTTATAGAGAAAAGAAGCCCCTACATAGGTGTCAAATATCATATCAAGAGTGACTTTATTCGGGACACTGTAGGGCTATACAACTTCAAAGGCGGGTATTGTGGAATAAATGCGATAGAAGAAGGGAAGTCTAATTTATGTTATTTGGGCTCCCGTGATCATCTGAGGGAGTTTGGTTCTATATCTGCTATGGAGCAGGAAATTTTGTGGAAAAACCCTGGGCTTAAGCACTTATTTACTGAAAGCGAATTCCTTTTTGATAGGCCAGAAGTAATCAATGAAATCAATTTTGAGCCCAAATCCCCTGTGGATAACCATATCCTAATGGCGGGGGATTCGGCGGGATTGATCACTCCGCTCTGTGGCAACGGTATGGCCATGGCAATACACTCAGGTAAGCTTGCGGCGGAGGCTATTTTAAGAAGTAGGTCCAGGCAAGAAGTGGAAGCATATTATACGGCTAGCTGGAATTCTAATTTTAGGAGGAGGCTTTGGTTGGGGCGTAAGGTTCAGTTGCTTTTCGGGACGCGGCAAGCTTCAGTTTTTACCAGAAAACTAATTCAATACATTCCTGTCTTTGCTTCCCAAATTATCAAAAACACACACGGCAGACCAATCTAATGCCCTAGAACTTGCAAGATCTGGGTGTTTTCCAGAAAGTAATAGATAAAAAAAGCATTCAAGGCCAGAGCTGAGAAATAATTCATTCCCATTGCCCAATGGTAGTTGGCGTATTTGACAGGGTTCAACCTGATAAAGCTAAACCAGATCAAAAAGTAAATCATAATCGGCGCCATCGCAGCCAGGAATATCCAGAGGGTCTGGCTCTGGTTACGGGTCAGGAAGAACCAGGCAAAAGCTGCCCCCGTCACCATAAAAACAATTGCCGAAAAAAGGAAAGTACCTTTTATTCCTAATACCAAGCTAAGCGTGCGGTCTCCTCTACGGCTGTCTTCACCATGTTGGTAAACCTGTGTAAGCGGATAGTTGCCCCACAACATCAAACTCGTCAGAAGTCCCGGAATCGCCACGTGTGGCTTAATCAAAACATCCCAGCCCAAATCACTGAGTCCGGCATAGGTCATGGCAAATGTAAAATAGCCCTGAAACAATCCCGCAATAAACCAGCTCCCATAAGGATATTTCTTGATGCGGATGCCCGGATGTGAATAAGCCATACTTACTAAGCCATAAATGAGGAGCATCAGCGCAAAACTCAGATTTATAGTTCCTGCAATTCCTATAGCGATCAGGAAAAACACCAGTGATAGCCAATAAAGGTCTTTGGTGACTTTAGGTGGATGCTTCAGTCCGCCTATACTTTCTTCATCCTTGTCGAAGTAGCTGTTGTAGCCGTTGCTGGAAGGATAAAGGAAAAGATGAAGGGCGGTGAAAACCCATAGCATTCTCCATTCATTGTGGTTAGGAGTCAATGCCAGCGCAAAGAAAAACACAGGCATCAAAAAAAATGAGAAAGGAATCCGTAAATGCTGAATGCTGGATGTAGAAATCATAGATCTAAGCTAGGTTGAGCTGATAACTTTTTCCATGCGGACGAGTTATCATGCATTCACCTAATTTAGAAATAAACAATTAACTTGATGTGATGAAATTTTTAATGGGAGAAAGAATTCGGCATCGTATTAGGATAAAAATTCCAAGTAGAAATCATCATTCTTCTATGATGCAGGATTTATTGACTCAAAATCCCTCCCTATGGAAATAAGTATAGAAAGTATTGGAGTAGCTAATCCTGGCAAGCCGATAAAACAGTCTCAGATTGCCCATTTTATGCAACAAGCGCATCAAGTGGATGAGCGAGAAGCTAGGAAGCTGAAATTTTTATATAGAAAATCAGGTATTTCTTTTCGCTATAGTGTTTTGGATGATTTTGAAAAATCTGATAGTAAGGATTTTACTTTTTTTCCTAAATCCGCGGATTTTGAACCATTCCCCGGGACTAAAGCCAGGATGGAGATTTTCCGTAAAACTGCCCCTGTGCTCTGTGTGGAGGCTATAAATAATTGCTTAGCTAAAACCGAGACAAAGGCCTCAGAAATCACACACCTTATTTTGGTTTCCTGTACAGGGATGGTCGCACCGGGGGTAGAGTTGGAGCTGATGAAACTCCTTGGTCTTAAAGATTCTGTGGAGCGATATTGCATACATTTCATGGGGTGTTATGCTGCATTTACGGGATTGAAGTTGGCAGATAAGATCCTGAAAGCAGAGCCTGATGCTAAGGTCATGCTGATCACAGTGGAGCTGTGTACGCTGCATTTCCAAAAAGAATATGTTGAAGATAACATTCTTGCCAATTCACTTTTTGGGGATGGTGCTGCCGCAGCGTTGATCAGGAATACTGATTCGGGATTGAAGATCAAATCGTACCTGAGCCAGGTGATCAGGGAAGGAGAAGAGGATATGGCTTGGGGAATCGGTGATTTTGGATTTGAAATGCGTCTGAGCAAGTATATTCCTATACTTTTGGATCAGGGGATCAACCGATTAATAGAGAAATTTGAGCAAAAATTCAAGTTGTCCTCTCTAGAGCATTTTGCCATCCATCCGGGAGGAAAGCAGATTCTTCAGAAGGTTCAAGAGGTATTCGGTTTGCCTGAGTCCATAAATACCCATGCGCTGGCAATATTGGATAAATTTGGCAATATGTCTTCTGCTACCATACTGTTTGTGCTGGAGCGGATGATGCATGATGAGCATATCCATGGAGAGATTCTTTCCATGGGCTTTGGGCCTGGTTTGACTTTGGAAACCTTACTGTTAGATAAGAAATGAGACTTTTTGCGCAGCGAAGTAAGGATAAAGAACTGATGGATGACCTCAATTGCTCGGGAGAGGAATTAGTGCAGACTTTGCGAGAGCTAAGGACAATAAACCGATGGCTGGGTGGAAATTATGTGACCACTAATGGTCTGGCGAAAATCATCAAGAAACATCCCCGAAATTCCTTCCTCGTCGCTGACATTGGCTGTGGTGGAGGTGATATGATCCGTGTTATGGATGATTGGTCAAAAAGTAAAAAAAAAGCCCTTAACTTTGTAGGAATCGATGCCAACAAAAACATTATAGACTTGGCGGCAGTTAGATTGGCTGACATCCCCCGGGTTGCCTGGAAAGTAGGGAATGTTTTTGATGGAGAATTCTCCGAAGAAAAAGTGGATATTTCTACTTGTACGCTCTTTACACATCATTTTACCGATAGCGAATTAGTCGGACTTTTGAAATCTCTCAGAGCTAAATCAAGACTGGGGATTGTGATCAATGACCTTCACAGGCATTGGTTCGCATACTATAGTATACTAGTTCTCACTAAGCTGTTCAGTAAATCGAAAATGGTGCAAAACGATGCCTCATTATCAGTGTTAAGGAGCTTTACTAAAATCGAATGGACCAAAATACTCCATTCTGCTGGGTTTGAAAATTTTGAGATTAGCTGGCATTGGGCATTTCGCTGGCAAGTGACAATTATATTTTAGAAAGTTAATAACCAAAACAAAGTATCATGGAATTTTCTCAGGAAACAGTAAATGCATTTTATGAACGAGCAATTGACTTGGCATATTTAGTCGTTCCAAGAATCATATTTGCTGTCATTTTTTACCTAGTAGGTAAATTTATTATCAAAAGCCTGTTAAGGGGCATGAAAAATCTTTTGGAGAAAAGGGAGAGTAACCCCTCACTAAATGATTTTCTGTTTGGTTTCGTAAAAGTTGTACTATTCATCACCTTATTCATGGGAGTGGCCAGCATTTTAGGGGCGCCTCTAGGCTCTGCGGTGGCTATATTTGGAGCTGCAGGTTTGGCTATTGGCCTGGCACTGCAGGGATCCCTATCCAATTTTGCAGGTGGGATACTGATACTAGGCTTCAAACCTTTTGAAGTAGGCAATGTCATCGTGGCCCAGGGGCATACTGGGACAGTGGCCAAGATTCAGATTTTGTATACGCACCTAATGACTTTCGATAATAGAGAAGTCGTTATTCCAAACGGAAGCCTTGCCAACTCTGATATAATAAATATGAGTACTCAGCCAACCAGAAGAACAGAACTCAATGTAGGAGTGGCTTATGGAACTAATATCAAACAGGCAAAAGAAATCATCAAAAATATATTTGAAAATGATCCTCGTGCGCTTAAAGAGCCTGCTCCTTTTGTCGCCTTGAGTAATTTTGGAGATAGTTCATTGGATCTCGTGGTACGGGTGTGGGCCAAATCGGGGGACTTATGGCCAATGCACTTTGATGCGATGGAATCAATAAATTCCGAATTTGAGAAGCATGGTATAGAAATCCCTTTCCCTCAACGTGTGGTTCATCAGATAAAAGAAGAAGCCGCAGGAGAAGAAGCTAAACAGGATTAAAACAGTAATCCTCAAGACAAAAAGGAGGCTGTCCCATAACAAGAAAACTTACTTATGACAGCCTCTTTGTATGCGCTAAACCTGCCAGGTTTTCCTGTTGGGAGCGAGAAATACAGATGATTCAAAAAAGCCAGAAAATGTAAACCTGGCAGGTTTTTCTGGAGCTTACAAATCCCCCTGCCCCCTTTGATCATAGCTGTATTCCAAAAGAAAACCAAAGGCAAAGGGGGATTTGGCAAGTGCTCCCTCTGAAACCTATATCAATTTGTTGAGCAAGGAATAATTTTCACCAGACGTTCCTACGGAACCAACATAAATCCCTGTATTCCTACATCTACCGACCATACGTTCCTACGGAACGGGACGTGATAAAATTAACCACAGGGATCACAGAGGAGGGCGCAGTCATCAGTGGGCAGAAGAGGGAAGTCAGAAGGCTAAAGTCTGAAATTTGTAGGATTCAAACTGCAAAAAAAACGACTACCTTGAAAGATAGCCGTTTTGATTTTTTTCCAATGCGTGAATCAGTCCAGGGTTACCTGCTTAGAGCCGGTCGGGTAGAAGACTGTGGCCATTTTATCGCAAGTGCCGTCCCCATAGTCCACCGAAGCTTCAATTTCATTGAACTGAAACGATACGATTCCTGATAGAGGTGTGGAAACACCGGTTTCCAAACAGCTTCTAGTATAAATCAACGCTTCTGTAACTGAAGAAGTGTAGTCTAATCCGCTGCGGCTTGTTCCTGAGGCACTTCCGGTGATAGATACTTCGTAGTTTCCTTGTGTGCCAAGGTTGATTTTTCGAAGCTGTTCGCTAGACACCGTTACGGAAGAGCCATCAGCCCAGGTCACTTTTCCATTTTGAATGGTAACTTCTAGGGTGATTGCGTTTGTTTCTATATCTACTTCTTTATTGGTGATAGTCCGTGTGCCTTCCACTTTTTTTCCATCCACTTCATATCCGTCAAATGTTGTAATGATCTTGGCACCAGGGAATAACAGGTGGGCAGTATAGGTTAGGTTAATGATTCCTTTTCTAGTGACTCCATTACTATTGGTACAGCCTTCGCCGAAATCAACAGTGATTTTCTTAGATTCTTCATCAATTGTAATCACAGCGCTTTCACAAATACTCCCTGTGGGAATATCCACTGCGGTTCTTGCACTAAGCCCTGAATTACTCAGAACTTTGAGGGTGAGATTGTCAAGGTCTTCAAAGACTATGGAAGCTTCCGCATCCTCTTCGACGATTGTATAGTTTGGCTCCGAAGGGTCATCATTAAAGTCGCAGCTCGCGACAAGCATACCAGTTAGTACAAGTAATACCAGTGGGGTGTTCAATAGTTTTTTCATTGAGTAGGTTAGTTGTTGATCGGTTAGTTTATTTTGTGTTTATGCTGATGTGATTTTTGGGAGATAAATGTCAACATCAGCGTTGGAATTTGAATAAGTGGCAATGATTGCGCCAATTTGATTAGTTAGCTAGGTGCAATCCCTATCTTTGGGCATGAAAGGATTTGATTTCGGGAATTCTAATCTCCTAGAGAAGCTTAAAGCGGTTAAAAATAAGGCAGGTACACTATCTTTTTTGCGTTTGATAGTATTCGTGGTTATGGGAGGGCTATTTGTTCTGTCGGTTTCAGATAGTCCTATATGGATCTTTTTTTTCGTGATTGCAGTGGTTGCTTTCATTGGATTGATTAAAAAATATAATTACCATAAAGATCAGGAAGCCATTTATGTAGCCTTGGATCACATAAACGTATTCAGAGAAAAGCGGGTGTCTAGACAGCTAAAAGATCTTGAGCCCGGAGAAGAATATCAGGAGAAAAACCATCCTTTCTCAAACGACCTGGATTTGTTTGGCCACCATTCTCTTTTTCAGCTAGTGAACCATACGGTGTCCCAGAAAGGCAGTGATGCCTTGGCGGCTGGGATAAAATCAGATTTTGACCTGAAAAAGGCTTCTGCGTATCGGAAGGCTATTGCAGAGTTGGCTACAATCCCACATTTTTTGCATGCCATGGAGAGCATTGGGATTGCCTTCCACAATGATGAAAAATCAGATGCTGGCTGGATTACCTGGCTACATGAAGAGGAAAGGGGCAATAAGGTGATATCTGCGGGAGCTTTCCTGGGACCCGCAGGGGGGCTTACACTTGCACTACTCACTTATTTGGGAATCGTCCCCGGAGCATTATTTGGAATCTGGATACTCATCGGGATGTTTTTTTTAAGTATGGTTTTTTGGCGATTGAAAAAAGCAGGGGAATCCATTCCGAACCGCAATCAGCTAAAAACCTATCGTTACTGGCTGGCTATTTTGGAAAAGCAGCAATTCAAATCCCCACTTTTAATAGAGAGACAATCACCCTTTCTTACCAAAGGGGTAGAAGCTTCCAAGCTGTTTGATCAACTGGATAGTCTGGGGTTGTGGATACAAAACCGGATGAATTTATTGTATATCCCATTGAATCTCATTTTCTGGACAGATATGTTTCTGTACTTGAGATTAGTTGCCTGGAAAAGAGAATATGCCAATCTGGTAGCTGATTTTCCGGCTCACTTGGTGCAGTGGGAAGTTTTGGTGTCCTTGGGTGCCTTTGAAAACGAAGTGGGTGGAAAAGGGGCTGTCATACCCGTGAGTCGTGGATTGTATGGTAAGGAAGTGTCTCATCCCTTGCTTTCCCCAGAAGTGGCTGTGCCCAACGATTTCAAAATTGATGAAGAGCGGGGGATTATTCTGTTGACCGGCGCAAATATGAGTGGAAAAACCACCTTTATGCGAACGCTGGGCATCAATTGTGTGTTGGTCAATCTAGGTTTAAGCCCTTTCGCCAAGGAATTTGGATTTTCTGAGTTCCAGTTATACACAAGTATGAGAAATACCGATAATCTCGGAGAAAGCGTCAGTTCCTTTTATGCTGAGCTCAGCAGGATCAAATTGCTGATAGACAGAATCGAAAAGGGGGAAGAGATTTTCTTTCTTCTTGATGAGATCTTGAAGGGAACCAATACCGTGGATAGGATTGCGGGTTCCGAAGCACTGATACGTCAGGTGGCGAATTCCAATGCCTATGGGATTATTAGTACACATGATATAGAACTTGCAGAATTGGAGAATAAAATGGGTGTAGTACTTAATTTTAGTTTTCATTCTGAAATCCATGATCAGAATATTGATTTTGATTATAAACTAAAACAGGGGGCATGCCCTAGTTTCAATGCACATAAACTTATGGAATTAATGGGCATTCGCTTCGGGCAAGAGAAGTGATCTGTTCATCATTTATCCAACTATTGATTTCAATTTAACTATGGCTATACCATCGCAATCCCCCATTTTGGGTGTCCTCGGAGGAGGTCAGTTGGGCCGAATGCTTATCCAGTCGGCGATCAATTACAATCAAGATATCCACATTCTGGATCCCGATCCAAATGCGCCCTGCAAAGATCTGGCACAGCGTTTTACCGTGGGCTCACTCAAGGATTTTGATACTGTTTATGCCTTTGGGCATGCTTGTGACGTCATTACTGTCGAGATAGAAAGTGTTAATACAGAGGCTCTTGAGAAATTGCAGCGGGAAGGAAAGAAAGTTTATCCACAACCGGATATTTTGAGCTTGATTAAGGACAAGCGTAAGCAAAAGCAGTTTTATAGATTGCACGGGATTCCTACTGCTGACTTCATTTTGACAGCAGATAAGGATGAGGTTATCCACAATTCTGCTTTTCTGCCGGCAGTGAATAAATTAGGAAAGGAAGGCTATGATGGCAGAGGGGTTCGGGTGTTGAGAACTGAAGCTGATTTGGATAATGCATTTGATGCTCCGGGGCTGTTGGAGAAATTGATTGATTTCGATAAGGAGATAGCAGTGACTGTAGCAAGAAATGAATCAGGGGATTTGATCGCTTATCCTGCAGTAGAGTGTTCTTTTCATCCTACCGCCAATCTCGTGGAGTTTCTTTTTGCCCCGGCCGAGATCTCCGAAGAAGTGGCCGCCAAAGCGGAAAAAATCGCCAAGGACGTGATGCTGAAACTAGGAATGGTGGGCATACTGGCTGTGGAGATGTTTGTGACCAAAGAAGGGGAAGTTCTGGTAAACGAAATAGCTCCACGGCCGCATAATAGCGGGCATCATACGATAGAGGCCAATTACACCTCCCAGTTTGAGCAGCATTTAAGGTCGGTAATGAACTGGCCTCTTGGAAACCCGGACCTGAGATGCCCGGCAGCCATGATCAATTTGCTGGGGGAAGATGGATATGAGGGACTCGTCTTGGTGGAAGGACGGGATGAGGCTATAGCCGAACAGGGCGTATATATTCACCTGTACGGGAAAAAATTCACAAAACCATTAAGAAAGATGGGGCATGTTACGATATTGTCAAATACTGTTTCCGGATTGAAAGAAAAAGCA from Algoriphagus sp. NG3 encodes the following:
- a CDS encoding MutS-related protein — its product is MKGFDFGNSNLLEKLKAVKNKAGTLSFLRLIVFVVMGGLFVLSVSDSPIWIFFFVIAVVAFIGLIKKYNYHKDQEAIYVALDHINVFREKRVSRQLKDLEPGEEYQEKNHPFSNDLDLFGHHSLFQLVNHTVSQKGSDALAAGIKSDFDLKKASAYRKAIAELATIPHFLHAMESIGIAFHNDEKSDAGWITWLHEEERGNKVISAGAFLGPAGGLTLALLTYLGIVPGALFGIWILIGMFFLSMVFWRLKKAGESIPNRNQLKTYRYWLAILEKQQFKSPLLIERQSPFLTKGVEASKLFDQLDSLGLWIQNRMNLLYIPLNLIFWTDMFLYLRLVAWKREYANLVADFPAHLVQWEVLVSLGAFENEVGGKGAVIPVSRGLYGKEVSHPLLSPEVAVPNDFKIDEERGIILLTGANMSGKTTFMRTLGINCVLVNLGLSPFAKEFGFSEFQLYTSMRNTDNLGESVSSFYAELSRIKLLIDRIEKGEEIFFLLDEILKGTNTVDRIAGSEALIRQVANSNAYGIISTHDIELAELENKMGVVLNFSFHSEIHDQNIDFDYKLKQGACPSFNAHKLMELMGIRFGQEK
- a CDS encoding 5-(carboxyamino)imidazole ribonucleotide synthase yields the protein MAIPSQSPILGVLGGGQLGRMLIQSAINYNQDIHILDPDPNAPCKDLAQRFTVGSLKDFDTVYAFGHACDVITVEIESVNTEALEKLQREGKKVYPQPDILSLIKDKRKQKQFYRLHGIPTADFILTADKDEVIHNSAFLPAVNKLGKEGYDGRGVRVLRTEADLDNAFDAPGLLEKLIDFDKEIAVTVARNESGDLIAYPAVECSFHPTANLVEFLFAPAEISEEVAAKAEKIAKDVMLKLGMVGILAVEMFVTKEGEVLVNEIAPRPHNSGHHTIEANYTSQFEQHLRSVMNWPLGNPDLRCPAAMINLLGEDGYEGLVLVEGRDEAIAEQGVYIHLYGKKFTKPLRKMGHVTILSNTVSGLKEKALRIKELIKIKSIS